In Gopherus evgoodei ecotype Sinaloan lineage chromosome 21, rGopEvg1_v1.p, whole genome shotgun sequence, a single window of DNA contains:
- the LOC115637985 gene encoding uncharacterized protein LOC115637985 isoform X8, which produces MELTGLLPVLAWLQILPRLVLSTGTEGPSSSPGLCRGVYSQSPTPVPAPPAPSLSLSPPSPVRGQQVQLTCSAPRDSGALGFVFYEQRNGSWDRLSSQSSGTWRISMENSELSRTFTCSYWVQSSPPRQPHSQSLPSNAVTLLLTAWSLPIPLVAGCSGAATALALLLLLICLCRKKVAASCQLSMSDWKRGELCRSWIARRSAEISELSGVTAETQPVYVNIPFRASTALQQWSHDGQAQLVTHNQPAQPNNPGGKPGVGQNPQERVKREEAADATEGHNSSVSNPVYSMVTPSSAVAQQRGGKYISEAVVYSEIPY; this is translated from the exons ATGGAGCTAACAGGTCTTCTCCCTGTGCTGG CCTGGCTGCAGATCCTCCCCCGGCTGGTGTTGTCCACGGGGACTGAGGGACCCAGTTCATCCCCTGGTCTGTGCAGGGGGGTCT ATTCCCAGTCGCCCACCCCGGTCccggctcccccagcccccagcctgtctCTGAGCCCCCCTAGCCCAGTAAGggggcagcaggtccagctgacGTGCTCTGCTCCGAGGGACTCTGGGGCCCTGGGGTTCGTTTTCTATGAGCAGAGGAATGGGAGCTGGGACAGGCTGTCGTCCCAAAGCAGTGGGACCTGGAGGATCAGCATGGAGAACAGTGAACTCAGCCGGACTTTCACCTGCTCCTATTGGGTCCAGAGCAGCCCCCCAAGACAGCCTCACTCCCAGTCTCTGCCAAGTAATGCAGTGACCTTGCTCCTGACAG CCTGGTCTCTGCCCATCCCCCTGGTGGCTGGGTGCAGTGGGGCTGCCACggctctggctctgctgctgctgctcatctgCCTCTGCAGGAAGAAGGTGGCAG CTAGCTGCCAGCTCTCCAT GTCCGACTGGAAGAGAGGGGAGTTGTGCCGGTCATGGATAGCGAGACG GTCGGCCGAGATCTCCGAGCTAA GTGGTGTCACGGCAGAGACACA aCCCGTGTATGTCAACATACCCTTCAGGGCCAGCACAG CTCTGCAGCAGTGGAGCCATGATGGGCAGGCCCAGCTGGTGACCCACAACCAGCCAGCGCAGCCCAACAACCCTGGAGGGAAGCCCGGAGTGGGTCAAAACCCCCAGGAAAGGGTCAAGAGAGAAGAGGCTGCAGATGCCACAGAAGGGCACAACTCCTCA GTGAGCAATCCTGTCTATTCCATGGTGACGCCCTCTAGTGCcgtggcccagcagagaggaggaaaGTACATCTCAGAGGCTGTGGTGTACAGCGAAATCCCGTACTGA
- the LOC115637985 gene encoding uncharacterized protein LOC115637985 isoform X2, translated as MELTGLLPVLAWLQILPRLVLSTGTEGPSSSPGLCRGVYSQSPTPVPAPPAPSLSLSPPSPVRGQQVQLTCSAPRDSGALGFVFYEQRNGSWDRLSSQSSGTWRISMENSELSRTFTCSYWVQSSPPRQPHSQSLPSNAVTLLLTAWSLPIPLVAGCSGAATALALLLLLICLCRKKVAASCQLSMSDWKRGELCRSWIARRSAEISELSGVTAETHAIPLMTLHLPAPGSEPQPYSADPGPPLMFGSLSFRPVYVNIPFRASTALQQWSHDGQAQLVTHNQPAQPNNPGGKPGVGQNPQERVKREEAADATEGHNSSVSNPVYSMVTPSSAVAQQRGGKYISEAVVYSEIPY; from the exons ATGGAGCTAACAGGTCTTCTCCCTGTGCTGG CCTGGCTGCAGATCCTCCCCCGGCTGGTGTTGTCCACGGGGACTGAGGGACCCAGTTCATCCCCTGGTCTGTGCAGGGGGGTCT ATTCCCAGTCGCCCACCCCGGTCccggctcccccagcccccagcctgtctCTGAGCCCCCCTAGCCCAGTAAGggggcagcaggtccagctgacGTGCTCTGCTCCGAGGGACTCTGGGGCCCTGGGGTTCGTTTTCTATGAGCAGAGGAATGGGAGCTGGGACAGGCTGTCGTCCCAAAGCAGTGGGACCTGGAGGATCAGCATGGAGAACAGTGAACTCAGCCGGACTTTCACCTGCTCCTATTGGGTCCAGAGCAGCCCCCCAAGACAGCCTCACTCCCAGTCTCTGCCAAGTAATGCAGTGACCTTGCTCCTGACAG CCTGGTCTCTGCCCATCCCCCTGGTGGCTGGGTGCAGTGGGGCTGCCACggctctggctctgctgctgctgctcatctgCCTCTGCAGGAAGAAGGTGGCAG CTAGCTGCCAGCTCTCCAT GTCCGACTGGAAGAGAGGGGAGTTGTGCCGGTCATGGATAGCGAGACG GTCGGCCGAGATCTCCGAGCTAA GTGGTGTCACGGCAGAGACACA TGCCATTCCCCTGATGACCCTGCATCTTCCTGCTCCGGGATCAGAACCCCAGCCCTACTCCGCAGACCCTGGGCCACCACTGATGTTtggttctctctctttcagaCCCGTGTATGTCAACATACCCTTCAGGGCCAGCACAG CTCTGCAGCAGTGGAGCCATGATGGGCAGGCCCAGCTGGTGACCCACAACCAGCCAGCGCAGCCCAACAACCCTGGAGGGAAGCCCGGAGTGGGTCAAAACCCCCAGGAAAGGGTCAAGAGAGAAGAGGCTGCAGATGCCACAGAAGGGCACAACTCCTCA GTGAGCAATCCTGTCTATTCCATGGTGACGCCCTCTAGTGCcgtggcccagcagagaggaggaaaGTACATCTCAGAGGCTGTGGTGTACAGCGAAATCCCGTACTGA
- the LOC115637985 gene encoding uncharacterized protein LOC115637985 isoform X7, with translation MELTGLLPVLAWLQILPRLVLSTGTEGPSSSPGLCRGVYSQSPTPVPAPPAPSLSLSPPSPVRGQQVQLTCSAPRDSGALGFVFYEQRNGSWDRLSSQSSGTWRISMENSELSRTFTCSYWVQSSPPRQPHSQSLPSNAVTLLLTAWSLPIPLVAGCSGAATALALLLLLICLCRKKVAASCQLSMSDWKRGELCRSWIARRSAEISELSMCGVTAETQPVYVNIPFRASTALQQWSHDGQAQLVTHNQPAQPNNPGGKPGVGQNPQERVKREEAADATEGHNSSVSNPVYSMVTPSSAVAQQRGGKYISEAVVYSEIPY, from the exons ATGGAGCTAACAGGTCTTCTCCCTGTGCTGG CCTGGCTGCAGATCCTCCCCCGGCTGGTGTTGTCCACGGGGACTGAGGGACCCAGTTCATCCCCTGGTCTGTGCAGGGGGGTCT ATTCCCAGTCGCCCACCCCGGTCccggctcccccagcccccagcctgtctCTGAGCCCCCCTAGCCCAGTAAGggggcagcaggtccagctgacGTGCTCTGCTCCGAGGGACTCTGGGGCCCTGGGGTTCGTTTTCTATGAGCAGAGGAATGGGAGCTGGGACAGGCTGTCGTCCCAAAGCAGTGGGACCTGGAGGATCAGCATGGAGAACAGTGAACTCAGCCGGACTTTCACCTGCTCCTATTGGGTCCAGAGCAGCCCCCCAAGACAGCCTCACTCCCAGTCTCTGCCAAGTAATGCAGTGACCTTGCTCCTGACAG CCTGGTCTCTGCCCATCCCCCTGGTGGCTGGGTGCAGTGGGGCTGCCACggctctggctctgctgctgctgctcatctgCCTCTGCAGGAAGAAGGTGGCAG CTAGCTGCCAGCTCTCCAT GTCCGACTGGAAGAGAGGGGAGTTGTGCCGGTCATGGATAGCGAGACG GTCGGCCGAGATCTCCGAGCTAAGTATGT GTGGTGTCACGGCAGAGACACA aCCCGTGTATGTCAACATACCCTTCAGGGCCAGCACAG CTCTGCAGCAGTGGAGCCATGATGGGCAGGCCCAGCTGGTGACCCACAACCAGCCAGCGCAGCCCAACAACCCTGGAGGGAAGCCCGGAGTGGGTCAAAACCCCCAGGAAAGGGTCAAGAGAGAAGAGGCTGCAGATGCCACAGAAGGGCACAACTCCTCA GTGAGCAATCCTGTCTATTCCATGGTGACGCCCTCTAGTGCcgtggcccagcagagaggaggaaaGTACATCTCAGAGGCTGTGGTGTACAGCGAAATCCCGTACTGA
- the LOC115637985 gene encoding uncharacterized protein LOC115637985 isoform X4 — protein MELTGLLPVLAWLQILPRLVLSTGTEGPSSSPGLCRGVYSQSPTPVPAPPAPSLSLSPPSPVRGQQVQLTCSAPRDSGALGFVFYEQRNGSWDRLSSQSSGTWRISMENSELSRTFTCSYWVQSSPPRQPHSQSLPSNAVTLLLTAWSLPIPLVAGCSGAATALALLLLLICLCRKKVAASCQLSMSAEISELSMCGVTAETHAIPLMTLHLPAPGSEPQPYSADPGPPLMFGSLSFRPVYVNIPFRASTALQQWSHDGQAQLVTHNQPAQPNNPGGKPGVGQNPQERVKREEAADATEGHNSSVSNPVYSMVTPSSAVAQQRGGKYISEAVVYSEIPY, from the exons ATGGAGCTAACAGGTCTTCTCCCTGTGCTGG CCTGGCTGCAGATCCTCCCCCGGCTGGTGTTGTCCACGGGGACTGAGGGACCCAGTTCATCCCCTGGTCTGTGCAGGGGGGTCT ATTCCCAGTCGCCCACCCCGGTCccggctcccccagcccccagcctgtctCTGAGCCCCCCTAGCCCAGTAAGggggcagcaggtccagctgacGTGCTCTGCTCCGAGGGACTCTGGGGCCCTGGGGTTCGTTTTCTATGAGCAGAGGAATGGGAGCTGGGACAGGCTGTCGTCCCAAAGCAGTGGGACCTGGAGGATCAGCATGGAGAACAGTGAACTCAGCCGGACTTTCACCTGCTCCTATTGGGTCCAGAGCAGCCCCCCAAGACAGCCTCACTCCCAGTCTCTGCCAAGTAATGCAGTGACCTTGCTCCTGACAG CCTGGTCTCTGCCCATCCCCCTGGTGGCTGGGTGCAGTGGGGCTGCCACggctctggctctgctgctgctgctcatctgCCTCTGCAGGAAGAAGGTGGCAG CTAGCTGCCAGCTCTCCAT GTCGGCCGAGATCTCCGAGCTAAGTATGT GTGGTGTCACGGCAGAGACACA TGCCATTCCCCTGATGACCCTGCATCTTCCTGCTCCGGGATCAGAACCCCAGCCCTACTCCGCAGACCCTGGGCCACCACTGATGTTtggttctctctctttcagaCCCGTGTATGTCAACATACCCTTCAGGGCCAGCACAG CTCTGCAGCAGTGGAGCCATGATGGGCAGGCCCAGCTGGTGACCCACAACCAGCCAGCGCAGCCCAACAACCCTGGAGGGAAGCCCGGAGTGGGTCAAAACCCCCAGGAAAGGGTCAAGAGAGAAGAGGCTGCAGATGCCACAGAAGGGCACAACTCCTCA GTGAGCAATCCTGTCTATTCCATGGTGACGCCCTCTAGTGCcgtggcccagcagagaggaggaaaGTACATCTCAGAGGCTGTGGTGTACAGCGAAATCCCGTACTGA
- the LOC115637985 gene encoding uncharacterized protein LOC115637985 isoform X5, whose amino-acid sequence MELTGLLPVLAWLQILPRLVLSTGTEGPSSSPGLCRGVYSQSPTPVPAPPAPSLSLSPPSPVRGQQVQLTCSAPRDSGALGFVFYEQRNGSWDRLSSQSSGTWRISMENSELSRTFTCSYWVQSSPPRQPHSQSLPSNAVTLLLTAWSLPIPLVAGCSGAATALALLLLLICLCRKKVAASCQLSMSAEISELSGVTAETHAIPLMTLHLPAPGSEPQPYSADPGPPLMFGSLSFRPVYVNIPFRASTALQQWSHDGQAQLVTHNQPAQPNNPGGKPGVGQNPQERVKREEAADATEGHNSSVSNPVYSMVTPSSAVAQQRGGKYISEAVVYSEIPY is encoded by the exons ATGGAGCTAACAGGTCTTCTCCCTGTGCTGG CCTGGCTGCAGATCCTCCCCCGGCTGGTGTTGTCCACGGGGACTGAGGGACCCAGTTCATCCCCTGGTCTGTGCAGGGGGGTCT ATTCCCAGTCGCCCACCCCGGTCccggctcccccagcccccagcctgtctCTGAGCCCCCCTAGCCCAGTAAGggggcagcaggtccagctgacGTGCTCTGCTCCGAGGGACTCTGGGGCCCTGGGGTTCGTTTTCTATGAGCAGAGGAATGGGAGCTGGGACAGGCTGTCGTCCCAAAGCAGTGGGACCTGGAGGATCAGCATGGAGAACAGTGAACTCAGCCGGACTTTCACCTGCTCCTATTGGGTCCAGAGCAGCCCCCCAAGACAGCCTCACTCCCAGTCTCTGCCAAGTAATGCAGTGACCTTGCTCCTGACAG CCTGGTCTCTGCCCATCCCCCTGGTGGCTGGGTGCAGTGGGGCTGCCACggctctggctctgctgctgctgctcatctgCCTCTGCAGGAAGAAGGTGGCAG CTAGCTGCCAGCTCTCCAT GTCGGCCGAGATCTCCGAGCTAA GTGGTGTCACGGCAGAGACACA TGCCATTCCCCTGATGACCCTGCATCTTCCTGCTCCGGGATCAGAACCCCAGCCCTACTCCGCAGACCCTGGGCCACCACTGATGTTtggttctctctctttcagaCCCGTGTATGTCAACATACCCTTCAGGGCCAGCACAG CTCTGCAGCAGTGGAGCCATGATGGGCAGGCCCAGCTGGTGACCCACAACCAGCCAGCGCAGCCCAACAACCCTGGAGGGAAGCCCGGAGTGGGTCAAAACCCCCAGGAAAGGGTCAAGAGAGAAGAGGCTGCAGATGCCACAGAAGGGCACAACTCCTCA GTGAGCAATCCTGTCTATTCCATGGTGACGCCCTCTAGTGCcgtggcccagcagagaggaggaaaGTACATCTCAGAGGCTGTGGTGTACAGCGAAATCCCGTACTGA
- the LOC115637985 gene encoding uncharacterized protein LOC115637985 isoform X6, with protein MELTGLLPVLDSQSPTPVPAPPAPSLSLSPPSPVRGQQVQLTCSAPRDSGALGFVFYEQRNGSWDRLSSQSSGTWRISMENSELSRTFTCSYWVQSSPPRQPHSQSLPSNAVTLLLTAWSLPIPLVAGCSGAATALALLLLLICLCRKKVAASCQLSMSDWKRGELCRSWIARRSAEISELSMCGVTAETHAIPLMTLHLPAPGSEPQPYSADPGPPLMFGSLSFRPVYVNIPFRASTALQQWSHDGQAQLVTHNQPAQPNNPGGKPGVGQNPQERVKREEAADATEGHNSSVSNPVYSMVTPSSAVAQQRGGKYISEAVVYSEIPY; from the exons ATGGAGCTAACAGGTCTTCTCCCTGTGCTGG ATTCCCAGTCGCCCACCCCGGTCccggctcccccagcccccagcctgtctCTGAGCCCCCCTAGCCCAGTAAGggggcagcaggtccagctgacGTGCTCTGCTCCGAGGGACTCTGGGGCCCTGGGGTTCGTTTTCTATGAGCAGAGGAATGGGAGCTGGGACAGGCTGTCGTCCCAAAGCAGTGGGACCTGGAGGATCAGCATGGAGAACAGTGAACTCAGCCGGACTTTCACCTGCTCCTATTGGGTCCAGAGCAGCCCCCCAAGACAGCCTCACTCCCAGTCTCTGCCAAGTAATGCAGTGACCTTGCTCCTGACAG CCTGGTCTCTGCCCATCCCCCTGGTGGCTGGGTGCAGTGGGGCTGCCACggctctggctctgctgctgctgctcatctgCCTCTGCAGGAAGAAGGTGGCAG CTAGCTGCCAGCTCTCCAT GTCCGACTGGAAGAGAGGGGAGTTGTGCCGGTCATGGATAGCGAGACG GTCGGCCGAGATCTCCGAGCTAAGTATGT GTGGTGTCACGGCAGAGACACA TGCCATTCCCCTGATGACCCTGCATCTTCCTGCTCCGGGATCAGAACCCCAGCCCTACTCCGCAGACCCTGGGCCACCACTGATGTTtggttctctctctttcagaCCCGTGTATGTCAACATACCCTTCAGGGCCAGCACAG CTCTGCAGCAGTGGAGCCATGATGGGCAGGCCCAGCTGGTGACCCACAACCAGCCAGCGCAGCCCAACAACCCTGGAGGGAAGCCCGGAGTGGGTCAAAACCCCCAGGAAAGGGTCAAGAGAGAAGAGGCTGCAGATGCCACAGAAGGGCACAACTCCTCA GTGAGCAATCCTGTCTATTCCATGGTGACGCCCTCTAGTGCcgtggcccagcagagaggaggaaaGTACATCTCAGAGGCTGTGGTGTACAGCGAAATCCCGTACTGA
- the LOC115637985 gene encoding uncharacterized protein LOC115637985 isoform X3: MELTGLLPVLAWLQILPRLVLSTGTEGPSSSPDSQSPTPVPAPPAPSLSLSPPSPVRGQQVQLTCSAPRDSGALGFVFYEQRNGSWDRLSSQSSGTWRISMENSELSRTFTCSYWVQSSPPRQPHSQSLPSNAVTLLLTAWSLPIPLVAGCSGAATALALLLLLICLCRKKVAASCQLSMSDWKRGELCRSWIARRSAEISELSMCGVTAETHAIPLMTLHLPAPGSEPQPYSADPGPPLMFGSLSFRPVYVNIPFRASTALQQWSHDGQAQLVTHNQPAQPNNPGGKPGVGQNPQERVKREEAADATEGHNSSVSNPVYSMVTPSSAVAQQRGGKYISEAVVYSEIPY; the protein is encoded by the exons ATGGAGCTAACAGGTCTTCTCCCTGTGCTGG CCTGGCTGCAGATCCTCCCCCGGCTGGTGTTGTCCACGGGGACTGAGGGACCCAGTTCATCCCCTG ATTCCCAGTCGCCCACCCCGGTCccggctcccccagcccccagcctgtctCTGAGCCCCCCTAGCCCAGTAAGggggcagcaggtccagctgacGTGCTCTGCTCCGAGGGACTCTGGGGCCCTGGGGTTCGTTTTCTATGAGCAGAGGAATGGGAGCTGGGACAGGCTGTCGTCCCAAAGCAGTGGGACCTGGAGGATCAGCATGGAGAACAGTGAACTCAGCCGGACTTTCACCTGCTCCTATTGGGTCCAGAGCAGCCCCCCAAGACAGCCTCACTCCCAGTCTCTGCCAAGTAATGCAGTGACCTTGCTCCTGACAG CCTGGTCTCTGCCCATCCCCCTGGTGGCTGGGTGCAGTGGGGCTGCCACggctctggctctgctgctgctgctcatctgCCTCTGCAGGAAGAAGGTGGCAG CTAGCTGCCAGCTCTCCAT GTCCGACTGGAAGAGAGGGGAGTTGTGCCGGTCATGGATAGCGAGACG GTCGGCCGAGATCTCCGAGCTAAGTATGT GTGGTGTCACGGCAGAGACACA TGCCATTCCCCTGATGACCCTGCATCTTCCTGCTCCGGGATCAGAACCCCAGCCCTACTCCGCAGACCCTGGGCCACCACTGATGTTtggttctctctctttcagaCCCGTGTATGTCAACATACCCTTCAGGGCCAGCACAG CTCTGCAGCAGTGGAGCCATGATGGGCAGGCCCAGCTGGTGACCCACAACCAGCCAGCGCAGCCCAACAACCCTGGAGGGAAGCCCGGAGTGGGTCAAAACCCCCAGGAAAGGGTCAAGAGAGAAGAGGCTGCAGATGCCACAGAAGGGCACAACTCCTCA GTGAGCAATCCTGTCTATTCCATGGTGACGCCCTCTAGTGCcgtggcccagcagagaggaggaaaGTACATCTCAGAGGCTGTGGTGTACAGCGAAATCCCGTACTGA
- the LOC115637985 gene encoding uncharacterized protein LOC115637985 isoform X1: MELTGLLPVLAWLQILPRLVLSTGTEGPSSSPGLCRGVYSQSPTPVPAPPAPSLSLSPPSPVRGQQVQLTCSAPRDSGALGFVFYEQRNGSWDRLSSQSSGTWRISMENSELSRTFTCSYWVQSSPPRQPHSQSLPSNAVTLLLTAWSLPIPLVAGCSGAATALALLLLLICLCRKKVAASCQLSMSDWKRGELCRSWIARRSAEISELSMCGVTAETHAIPLMTLHLPAPGSEPQPYSADPGPPLMFGSLSFRPVYVNIPFRASTALQQWSHDGQAQLVTHNQPAQPNNPGGKPGVGQNPQERVKREEAADATEGHNSSVSNPVYSMVTPSSAVAQQRGGKYISEAVVYSEIPY; encoded by the exons ATGGAGCTAACAGGTCTTCTCCCTGTGCTGG CCTGGCTGCAGATCCTCCCCCGGCTGGTGTTGTCCACGGGGACTGAGGGACCCAGTTCATCCCCTGGTCTGTGCAGGGGGGTCT ATTCCCAGTCGCCCACCCCGGTCccggctcccccagcccccagcctgtctCTGAGCCCCCCTAGCCCAGTAAGggggcagcaggtccagctgacGTGCTCTGCTCCGAGGGACTCTGGGGCCCTGGGGTTCGTTTTCTATGAGCAGAGGAATGGGAGCTGGGACAGGCTGTCGTCCCAAAGCAGTGGGACCTGGAGGATCAGCATGGAGAACAGTGAACTCAGCCGGACTTTCACCTGCTCCTATTGGGTCCAGAGCAGCCCCCCAAGACAGCCTCACTCCCAGTCTCTGCCAAGTAATGCAGTGACCTTGCTCCTGACAG CCTGGTCTCTGCCCATCCCCCTGGTGGCTGGGTGCAGTGGGGCTGCCACggctctggctctgctgctgctgctcatctgCCTCTGCAGGAAGAAGGTGGCAG CTAGCTGCCAGCTCTCCAT GTCCGACTGGAAGAGAGGGGAGTTGTGCCGGTCATGGATAGCGAGACG GTCGGCCGAGATCTCCGAGCTAAGTATGT GTGGTGTCACGGCAGAGACACA TGCCATTCCCCTGATGACCCTGCATCTTCCTGCTCCGGGATCAGAACCCCAGCCCTACTCCGCAGACCCTGGGCCACCACTGATGTTtggttctctctctttcagaCCCGTGTATGTCAACATACCCTTCAGGGCCAGCACAG CTCTGCAGCAGTGGAGCCATGATGGGCAGGCCCAGCTGGTGACCCACAACCAGCCAGCGCAGCCCAACAACCCTGGAGGGAAGCCCGGAGTGGGTCAAAACCCCCAGGAAAGGGTCAAGAGAGAAGAGGCTGCAGATGCCACAGAAGGGCACAACTCCTCA GTGAGCAATCCTGTCTATTCCATGGTGACGCCCTCTAGTGCcgtggcccagcagagaggaggaaaGTACATCTCAGAGGCTGTGGTGTACAGCGAAATCCCGTACTGA
- the LOC115637985 gene encoding uncharacterized protein LOC115637985 isoform X10: protein MELTGLLPVLAWLQILPRLVLSTGTEGPSSSPGLCRGVYSQSPTPVPAPPAPSLSLSPPSPVRGQQVQLTCSAPRDSGALGFVFYEQRNGSWDRLSSQSSGTWRISMENSELSRTFTCSYWVQSSPPRQPHSQSLPSNAVTLLLTAWSLPIPLVAGCSGAATALALLLLLICLCRKKVAASCQLSMSAEISELSGVTAETQPVYVNIPFRASTALQQWSHDGQAQLVTHNQPAQPNNPGGKPGVGQNPQERVKREEAADATEGHNSSVSNPVYSMVTPSSAVAQQRGGKYISEAVVYSEIPY, encoded by the exons ATGGAGCTAACAGGTCTTCTCCCTGTGCTGG CCTGGCTGCAGATCCTCCCCCGGCTGGTGTTGTCCACGGGGACTGAGGGACCCAGTTCATCCCCTGGTCTGTGCAGGGGGGTCT ATTCCCAGTCGCCCACCCCGGTCccggctcccccagcccccagcctgtctCTGAGCCCCCCTAGCCCAGTAAGggggcagcaggtccagctgacGTGCTCTGCTCCGAGGGACTCTGGGGCCCTGGGGTTCGTTTTCTATGAGCAGAGGAATGGGAGCTGGGACAGGCTGTCGTCCCAAAGCAGTGGGACCTGGAGGATCAGCATGGAGAACAGTGAACTCAGCCGGACTTTCACCTGCTCCTATTGGGTCCAGAGCAGCCCCCCAAGACAGCCTCACTCCCAGTCTCTGCCAAGTAATGCAGTGACCTTGCTCCTGACAG CCTGGTCTCTGCCCATCCCCCTGGTGGCTGGGTGCAGTGGGGCTGCCACggctctggctctgctgctgctgctcatctgCCTCTGCAGGAAGAAGGTGGCAG CTAGCTGCCAGCTCTCCAT GTCGGCCGAGATCTCCGAGCTAA GTGGTGTCACGGCAGAGACACA aCCCGTGTATGTCAACATACCCTTCAGGGCCAGCACAG CTCTGCAGCAGTGGAGCCATGATGGGCAGGCCCAGCTGGTGACCCACAACCAGCCAGCGCAGCCCAACAACCCTGGAGGGAAGCCCGGAGTGGGTCAAAACCCCCAGGAAAGGGTCAAGAGAGAAGAGGCTGCAGATGCCACAGAAGGGCACAACTCCTCA GTGAGCAATCCTGTCTATTCCATGGTGACGCCCTCTAGTGCcgtggcccagcagagaggaggaaaGTACATCTCAGAGGCTGTGGTGTACAGCGAAATCCCGTACTGA
- the LOC115637985 gene encoding uncharacterized protein LOC115637985 isoform X9 — protein sequence MELTGLLPVLAWLQILPRLVLSTGTEGPSSSPGLCRGVYSQSPTPVPAPPAPSLSLSPPSPVRGQQVQLTCSAPRDSGALGFVFYEQRNGSWDRLSSQSSGTWRISMENSELSRTFTCSYWVQSSPPRQPHSQSLPSNAVTLLLTAWSLPIPLVAGCSGAATALALLLLLICLCRKKVAASCQLSMSAEISELSMCGVTAETQPVYVNIPFRASTALQQWSHDGQAQLVTHNQPAQPNNPGGKPGVGQNPQERVKREEAADATEGHNSSVSNPVYSMVTPSSAVAQQRGGKYISEAVVYSEIPY from the exons ATGGAGCTAACAGGTCTTCTCCCTGTGCTGG CCTGGCTGCAGATCCTCCCCCGGCTGGTGTTGTCCACGGGGACTGAGGGACCCAGTTCATCCCCTGGTCTGTGCAGGGGGGTCT ATTCCCAGTCGCCCACCCCGGTCccggctcccccagcccccagcctgtctCTGAGCCCCCCTAGCCCAGTAAGggggcagcaggtccagctgacGTGCTCTGCTCCGAGGGACTCTGGGGCCCTGGGGTTCGTTTTCTATGAGCAGAGGAATGGGAGCTGGGACAGGCTGTCGTCCCAAAGCAGTGGGACCTGGAGGATCAGCATGGAGAACAGTGAACTCAGCCGGACTTTCACCTGCTCCTATTGGGTCCAGAGCAGCCCCCCAAGACAGCCTCACTCCCAGTCTCTGCCAAGTAATGCAGTGACCTTGCTCCTGACAG CCTGGTCTCTGCCCATCCCCCTGGTGGCTGGGTGCAGTGGGGCTGCCACggctctggctctgctgctgctgctcatctgCCTCTGCAGGAAGAAGGTGGCAG CTAGCTGCCAGCTCTCCAT GTCGGCCGAGATCTCCGAGCTAAGTATGT GTGGTGTCACGGCAGAGACACA aCCCGTGTATGTCAACATACCCTTCAGGGCCAGCACAG CTCTGCAGCAGTGGAGCCATGATGGGCAGGCCCAGCTGGTGACCCACAACCAGCCAGCGCAGCCCAACAACCCTGGAGGGAAGCCCGGAGTGGGTCAAAACCCCCAGGAAAGGGTCAAGAGAGAAGAGGCTGCAGATGCCACAGAAGGGCACAACTCCTCA GTGAGCAATCCTGTCTATTCCATGGTGACGCCCTCTAGTGCcgtggcccagcagagaggaggaaaGTACATCTCAGAGGCTGTGGTGTACAGCGAAATCCCGTACTGA